The nucleotide window CAGGAAATGCTGGCGCTGGTGCGCAGCATCAGCCCGGCCGACATGAACTGCCTGTTCGTGCGCCAGCCGCGCAGCCTGGGCCTGGGCCACGCCGTGCTGTGCGCCGAGCCGCTGGTGGGCCAGGAGCCCTTCGCCGTGCTGCTGGCCGACGACCTGATGGTCGGCGAGCCTGGCGGCCCCGGCGTGATGGCGCAGATGACGGCGGCGTTCGCCAAGCAGGGCCGCTCGCTGCTGGCGGTGCAGGAAGTGCCCTTGGCGCACACGCGCCGCTACGGCATCGTCCAGGGCGAGCCCGCGGGCGGCGCGCTGCTGCGCATCGACTCCATCGTGGAAAAACCCGCGCCCGAGGTGGCGCCCTCGCGCATGGGCGTGGCCGGACGCTACGTGCTCACGCCGCGCATCTTCGCGGAAATCCGCAGCCAGCCGCGCGGCGTGGGCGGCGAGATCCAGCTCACCGACGCCATCGCCCGCCTGATGGCGCACGAAGCCGTGTACGCCTACCAGTACGAGGGCAAGCGCTACGACTGCGGCAGCAAGGAGGGCTTTCTGGAAGCCACGGTGGAACTGGCGCTGCAGCAC belongs to Acidovorax sp. YS12 and includes:
- the galU gene encoding UTP--glucose-1-phosphate uridylyltransferase GalU; translation: MHPTRIRKAVFPVAGLGTRFLPATKASPKEMLPVVDKPLIQYAVEEAYEAGIRDMVFVTGRSKRAIEDHFDTAYELENELEQAGKQEMLALVRSISPADMNCLFVRQPRSLGLGHAVLCAEPLVGQEPFAVLLADDLMVGEPGGPGVMAQMTAAFAKQGRSLLAVQEVPLAHTRRYGIVQGEPAGGALLRIDSIVEKPAPEVAPSRMGVAGRYVLTPRIFAEIRSQPRGVGGEIQLTDAIARLMAHEAVYAYQYEGKRYDCGSKEGFLEATVELALQHPQVGEAFREYLKGLAL